A region of Arabidopsis thaliana chromosome 5, partial sequence DNA encodes the following proteins:
- a CDS encoding pfkB-like carbohydrate kinase family protein (pfkB-like carbohydrate kinase family protein; FUNCTIONS IN: kinase activity, ribokinase activity; INVOLVED IN: D-ribose metabolic process; LOCATED IN: cellular_component unknown; EXPRESSED IN: 19 plant structures; EXPRESSED DURING: 12 growth stages; CONTAINS InterPro DOMAIN/s: Carbohydrate/purine kinase (InterPro:IPR011611), Ribokinase (InterPro:IPR002139), Carbohydrate/puine kinase, PfkB, conserved site (InterPro:IPR002173); BEST Arabidopsis thaliana protein match is: pfkB-like carbohydrate kinase family protein (TAIR:AT4G28706.3); Has 35333 Blast hits to 34131 proteins in 2444 species: Archae - 798; Bacteria - 22429; Metazoa - 974; Fungi - 991; Plants - 531; Viruses - 0; Other Eukaryotes - 9610 (source: NCBI BLink).): MSSCSDEAIPGQPIVLGCGQLCLDYLVTVASFPIPDQKIRGTSFKVQGGGNTGNALTCVARLGLPCRILAKVADDSHGRYMVEELESSGVDTSFCMSAKDGASHFNYVIVDNQTNTRTCIYTPGYPPLLPDDLTESLLLDVLDGVRVLYVNGRSREAELLLAQKAHSKNIPILINAEKKRTGLDELIDLADYAICSTNFPQEWTGAPSSPSALLSMLIRLPKLKFVIMTLGEHGCVMLERCSSEVSGSEEETDIDELHESLKQSTDFTSVLPVCNSSLVTRLTGNVTGRLVIVTAEKIPSSELIDTTGAGDAFTGALLYGLCTGMALEEMLTFASRVAACCCRGLGARTSLPYRTDPNLATFLGT; encoded by the exons ATGTCATCTTGCTCCGACGAAGCGATTCCCGGCCAACCAATCGTC CTCGGTTGTGGTCAACTTTGTCTAGATTACTTAGTCACAGTGGCGTCTTTTCCAATTCCCGATCAAAAGATCCGAGGCACAAGCTTCAAG GTCCAAGGAGGTGGTAACACTGGGAATGCTTTAACATGTGTTGCTCGTTTGGGTTTGCCTTGTCGAATCTTGGCTAAG GTTGCTGATGATTCTCACGGGCGATATATGGTAGAAGAACTCGAATCTAGCGGTGTGGATACTTCGTTTTGTATG AGTGCTAAAGATGGAGCTTCACATTTTAATTACGTCATTGTAGATAACCAAAC GAATACTCGTACTTGTATTTACACTCCAGGATATCCTCCTTTGCTACCAGATGACCTTACTGAATCTCTACTTCTAGATGTTCTTGATGGAGTAAGAGTTCTATATGTAAATGGAAGGTCCCGTGAAGCCGAATTGCTTCTTGCGCAAAAG GCACATAGCAAGAATATACCAATCTTAATTAATGCAGAGAAAAAAAGGACAGGGCTAGATGAGCTCATTGACTTAGCTGATTATGCTATTTGTTCTACTAACTTCCCTCAG GAATGGACAGGGGCACCCTCATCTCCCAGTGCACTTCTCTCTATGCTCATAAGATTACCAAAGCTAAAATTTGTGATCATGACTTTGGGGGAACACGGTTGTGTGATGCTTGAGAGATGTTCCAGTG AGGTTTCAGGGtcagaagaagagacagaCATAGATGAATTACACGAGTCTCTGAAACAAAGCACAGACTTTACAAGTGTCTTACCGGTCTGCAATTCATCG CTAGTGACTAGACTGACAGGGAATGTTACAGGGAGATTGGTTATAGTAACAGCTGAGAAAATACCTTCATCGGAACTCATAGACACAACCGGTGCTGGAGATGCGTTTACCGGAGCTTTGCTTTATG GTTTGTGCACAGGCATGGCTTTAGAGGAAATGTTGACATTTGCATCTCGAGTC GCTGCTTGCTGCTGCAGAGGTTTAGGAGCTCGAACAAGTCTTCCATATCGTACTGATCCAAACCTTGCAACGTTCTTAGGGACATGA
- a CDS encoding pfkB-like carbohydrate kinase family protein has translation MSSCSDEAIPGQPIVLGCGQLCLDYLVTVASFPIPDQKIRGTSFKVQGGGNTGNALTCVARLGLPCRILAKVADDSHGRYMVEELESSGVDTSFCMSAKDGASHFNYVIVDNQTNTRTCIYTPGYPPLLPDDLTESLLLDVLDGVRVLYVNGRSREAELLLAQKAHSKNIPILINAEKKRTGLDELIDLADYAICSTNFPQEWTGAPSSPSALLSMLIRLPKLKFVIMTLGEHGCVMLERCSSEVSGSEEETDIDELHESLKQSTDFTSVLPVCNSSLVTRLTGNVTGRLVIVTAEKIPSSELIDTTGAGDAFTGALLYGITLH, from the exons ATGTCATCTTGCTCCGACGAAGCGATTCCCGGCCAACCAATCGTC CTCGGTTGTGGTCAACTTTGTCTAGATTACTTAGTCACAGTGGCGTCTTTTCCAATTCCCGATCAAAAGATCCGAGGCACAAGCTTCAAG GTCCAAGGAGGTGGTAACACTGGGAATGCTTTAACATGTGTTGCTCGTTTGGGTTTGCCTTGTCGAATCTTGGCTAAG GTTGCTGATGATTCTCACGGGCGATATATGGTAGAAGAACTCGAATCTAGCGGTGTGGATACTTCGTTTTGTATG AGTGCTAAAGATGGAGCTTCACATTTTAATTACGTCATTGTAGATAACCAAAC GAATACTCGTACTTGTATTTACACTCCAGGATATCCTCCTTTGCTACCAGATGACCTTACTGAATCTCTACTTCTAGATGTTCTTGATGGAGTAAGAGTTCTATATGTAAATGGAAGGTCCCGTGAAGCCGAATTGCTTCTTGCGCAAAAG GCACATAGCAAGAATATACCAATCTTAATTAATGCAGAGAAAAAAAGGACAGGGCTAGATGAGCTCATTGACTTAGCTGATTATGCTATTTGTTCTACTAACTTCCCTCAG GAATGGACAGGGGCACCCTCATCTCCCAGTGCACTTCTCTCTATGCTCATAAGATTACCAAAGCTAAAATTTGTGATCATGACTTTGGGGGAACACGGTTGTGTGATGCTTGAGAGATGTTCCAGTG AGGTTTCAGGGtcagaagaagagacagaCATAGATGAATTACACGAGTCTCTGAAACAAAGCACAGACTTTACAAGTGTCTTACCGGTCTGCAATTCATCG CTAGTGACTAGACTGACAGGGAATGTTACAGGGAGATTGGTTATAGTAACAGCTGAGAAAATACCTTCATCGGAACTCATAGACACAACCGGTGCTGGAGATGCGTTTACCGGAGCTTTGCTTTATGGTATTACGCTTCACTAA
- a CDS encoding pfkB-like carbohydrate kinase family protein (pfkB-like carbohydrate kinase family protein; FUNCTIONS IN: kinase activity, ribokinase activity; INVOLVED IN: D-ribose metabolic process; LOCATED IN: cellular_component unknown; EXPRESSED IN: 19 plant structures; EXPRESSED DURING: 12 growth stages; CONTAINS InterPro DOMAIN/s: Carbohydrate/purine kinase (InterPro:IPR011611), Ribokinase (InterPro:IPR002139); BEST Arabidopsis thaliana protein match is: pfkB-like carbohydrate kinase family protein (TAIR:AT4G28706.3); Has 35333 Blast hits to 34131 proteins in 2444 species: Archae - 798; Bacteria - 22429; Metazoa - 974; Fungi - 991; Plants - 531; Viruses - 0; Other Eukaryotes - 9610 (source: NCBI BLink).), with protein MSSCSDEAIPGQPIVLGCGQLCLDYLVTVASFPIPDQKIRGTSFKVQGGGNTGNALTCVARLGLPCRILAKVADDSHGRYMVEELESSGVDTSFCMSAKDGASHFNYVIVDNQTNTRTCIYTPGYPPLLPDDLTESLLLDVLDGVRVLYVNGRSREAELLLAQKAHSKNIPILINAEKKRTGLDELIDLADYAICSTNFPQEWTGAPSSPSALLSMLIRLPKLKFVIMTLGEHGCVMLERCSSEVSGSEEETDIDELHESLKQSTDFTSVLPVCNSSGMLQGDWL; from the exons ATGTCATCTTGCTCCGACGAAGCGATTCCCGGCCAACCAATCGTC CTCGGTTGTGGTCAACTTTGTCTAGATTACTTAGTCACAGTGGCGTCTTTTCCAATTCCCGATCAAAAGATCCGAGGCACAAGCTTCAAG GTCCAAGGAGGTGGTAACACTGGGAATGCTTTAACATGTGTTGCTCGTTTGGGTTTGCCTTGTCGAATCTTGGCTAAG GTTGCTGATGATTCTCACGGGCGATATATGGTAGAAGAACTCGAATCTAGCGGTGTGGATACTTCGTTTTGTATG AGTGCTAAAGATGGAGCTTCACATTTTAATTACGTCATTGTAGATAACCAAAC GAATACTCGTACTTGTATTTACACTCCAGGATATCCTCCTTTGCTACCAGATGACCTTACTGAATCTCTACTTCTAGATGTTCTTGATGGAGTAAGAGTTCTATATGTAAATGGAAGGTCCCGTGAAGCCGAATTGCTTCTTGCGCAAAAG GCACATAGCAAGAATATACCAATCTTAATTAATGCAGAGAAAAAAAGGACAGGGCTAGATGAGCTCATTGACTTAGCTGATTATGCTATTTGTTCTACTAACTTCCCTCAG GAATGGACAGGGGCACCCTCATCTCCCAGTGCACTTCTCTCTATGCTCATAAGATTACCAAAGCTAAAATTTGTGATCATGACTTTGGGGGAACACGGTTGTGTGATGCTTGAGAGATGTTCCAGTG AGGTTTCAGGGtcagaagaagagacagaCATAGATGAATTACACGAGTCTCTGAAACAAAGCACAGACTTTACAAGTGTCTTACCGGTCTGCAATTCATCG GGAATGTTACAGGGAGATTGGTTATAG
- a CDS encoding pfkB-like carbohydrate kinase family protein (pfkB-like carbohydrate kinase family protein; FUNCTIONS IN: kinase activity, ribokinase activity; INVOLVED IN: D-ribose metabolic process; LOCATED IN: cellular_component unknown; EXPRESSED IN: 19 plant structures; EXPRESSED DURING: 12 growth stages; CONTAINS InterPro DOMAIN/s: Carbohydrate/purine kinase (InterPro:IPR011611), Ribokinase (InterPro:IPR002139); BEST Arabidopsis thaliana protein match is: pfkB-like carbohydrate kinase family protein (TAIR:AT4G28706.3); Has 35333 Blast hits to 34131 proteins in 2444 species: Archae - 798; Bacteria - 22429; Metazoa - 974; Fungi - 991; Plants - 531; Viruses - 0; Other Eukaryotes - 9610 (source: NCBI BLink).), translated as MSSCSDEAIPGQPIVLGCGQLCLDYLVTVASFPIPDQKIRGTSFKVQGGGNTGNALTCVARLGLPCRILAKVADDSHGRYMVEELESSGVDTSFCMSAKDGASHFNYVIVDNQTNTRTCIYTPGYPPLLPDDLTESLLLDVLDGVRVLYVNGRSREAELLLAQKAHSKNIPILINAEKKRTGLDELIDLADYAICSTNFPQEWTGAPSSPSALLSMLIRLPKLKFVIMTLGEHGCVMLERCSSEVSGSEEETDIDELHESLKQSTDFTSVLPVCNSSGDWL; from the exons ATGTCATCTTGCTCCGACGAAGCGATTCCCGGCCAACCAATCGTC CTCGGTTGTGGTCAACTTTGTCTAGATTACTTAGTCACAGTGGCGTCTTTTCCAATTCCCGATCAAAAGATCCGAGGCACAAGCTTCAAG GTCCAAGGAGGTGGTAACACTGGGAATGCTTTAACATGTGTTGCTCGTTTGGGTTTGCCTTGTCGAATCTTGGCTAAG GTTGCTGATGATTCTCACGGGCGATATATGGTAGAAGAACTCGAATCTAGCGGTGTGGATACTTCGTTTTGTATG AGTGCTAAAGATGGAGCTTCACATTTTAATTACGTCATTGTAGATAACCAAAC GAATACTCGTACTTGTATTTACACTCCAGGATATCCTCCTTTGCTACCAGATGACCTTACTGAATCTCTACTTCTAGATGTTCTTGATGGAGTAAGAGTTCTATATGTAAATGGAAGGTCCCGTGAAGCCGAATTGCTTCTTGCGCAAAAG GCACATAGCAAGAATATACCAATCTTAATTAATGCAGAGAAAAAAAGGACAGGGCTAGATGAGCTCATTGACTTAGCTGATTATGCTATTTGTTCTACTAACTTCCCTCAG GAATGGACAGGGGCACCCTCATCTCCCAGTGCACTTCTCTCTATGCTCATAAGATTACCAAAGCTAAAATTTGTGATCATGACTTTGGGGGAACACGGTTGTGTGATGCTTGAGAGATGTTCCAGTG AGGTTTCAGGGtcagaagaagagacagaCATAGATGAATTACACGAGTCTCTGAAACAAAGCACAGACTTTACAAGTGTCTTACCGGTCTGCAATTCATCG GGAGATTGGTTATAG
- a CDS encoding pfkB-like carbohydrate kinase family protein — translation MSSCSDEAIPGQPIVLGCGQLCLDYLVTVASFPIPDQKIRGTSFKVQGGGNTGNALTCVARLGLPCRILAKVADDSHGRYMVEELESSGVDTSFCMSAKDGASHFNYVIVDNQTNTRTCIYTPGYPPLLPDDLTESLLLDVLDGVRVLYVNGRSREAELLLAQKAHSKNIPILINAEKKRTGLDELIDLADYAICSTNFPQEWTGAPSSPSALLSMLIRLPKLKFVIMTLGEHGCVMLERCSSEVSGSEEETDIDELHESLKQSTDFTSVLPVCNSSVNNVFRYIISSQVLHFVNENIFNALNIFS, via the exons ATGTCATCTTGCTCCGACGAAGCGATTCCCGGCCAACCAATCGTC CTCGGTTGTGGTCAACTTTGTCTAGATTACTTAGTCACAGTGGCGTCTTTTCCAATTCCCGATCAAAAGATCCGAGGCACAAGCTTCAAG GTCCAAGGAGGTGGTAACACTGGGAATGCTTTAACATGTGTTGCTCGTTTGGGTTTGCCTTGTCGAATCTTGGCTAAG GTTGCTGATGATTCTCACGGGCGATATATGGTAGAAGAACTCGAATCTAGCGGTGTGGATACTTCGTTTTGTATG AGTGCTAAAGATGGAGCTTCACATTTTAATTACGTCATTGTAGATAACCAAAC GAATACTCGTACTTGTATTTACACTCCAGGATATCCTCCTTTGCTACCAGATGACCTTACTGAATCTCTACTTCTAGATGTTCTTGATGGAGTAAGAGTTCTATATGTAAATGGAAGGTCCCGTGAAGCCGAATTGCTTCTTGCGCAAAAG GCACATAGCAAGAATATACCAATCTTAATTAATGCAGAGAAAAAAAGGACAGGGCTAGATGAGCTCATTGACTTAGCTGATTATGCTATTTGTTCTACTAACTTCCCTCAG GAATGGACAGGGGCACCCTCATCTCCCAGTGCACTTCTCTCTATGCTCATAAGATTACCAAAGCTAAAATTTGTGATCATGACTTTGGGGGAACACGGTTGTGTGATGCTTGAGAGATGTTCCAGTG AGGTTTCAGGGtcagaagaagagacagaCATAGATGAATTACACGAGTCTCTGAAACAAAGCACAGACTTTACAAGTGTCTTACCGGTCTGCAATTCATCGGTAAATAACGTTTTCAGATACATAATTTCCTCACAAGTTCTACATTTTGTTAATGAAAATATCTTCAATGCTCTTAACATTTTCAGCTAG
- a CDS encoding transducin family protein / WD-40 repeat family protein (transducin family protein / WD-40 repeat family protein; CONTAINS InterPro DOMAIN/s: WD40 repeat 2 (InterPro:IPR019782), WD40 repeat, conserved site (InterPro:IPR019775), WD40 repeat (InterPro:IPR001680), CTLH, C-terminal LisH motif (InterPro:IPR006595), G-protein beta WD-40 repeat, region (InterPro:IPR020472), WD40 repeat-like-containing domain (InterPro:IPR011046), WD40-repeat-containing domain (InterPro:IPR017986), WD40/YVTN repeat-like-containing domain (InterPro:IPR015943), LisH dimerisation motif (InterPro:IPR006594), WD40 repeat, subgroup (InterPro:IPR019781); BEST Arabidopsis thaliana protein match is: transducin family protein / WD-40 repeat family protein (TAIR:AT5G08560.2); Has 1807 Blast hits to 1807 proteins in 277 species: Archae - 0; Bacteria - 0; Metazoa - 736; Fungi - 347; Plants - 385; Viruses - 0; Other Eukaryotes - 339 (source: NCBI BLink).), translated as MENGLWEVLGSKGLLKKHEFIRILVQCLYSLGFKNSASCLEFESKILYKTADSEFLEKQVLSGNWDSCVQVLDRIFDNSMDDTRNTALYLVFKQCLLEYLKRGDVSLALNVLRKQAPLLRMGKEKIHRLACDIVYSKEMESGEVDNCLVLDLRRKLLVELEKLIPLPIVIPERRLEHLVETAVMDQIDTCMYHNSCDAVSLYKDHCCGRDQIPSETVQILVAHKNEVWFVQFSNSGKYLATASSDCTAIIWKVLDDNKVELKHTLESHQNPVSFVSWSPDDTKLLTCGNAEVLKLWDVDTGVLRHTFGNNNTGFTVSSCAWFPDSTRLVCGSSDPERGIVMWDTDGNEIKAWRGTRIPKVVDLAVTPDGESMITVFSDKEIRILNLETKVERVISEEQPITSLSISGDGKFFIVNLSCQEIHLWDLAGEWKQPLKFSGHRQSKYVIRSCFGGLDSSFIASGSEDSQVYIWNLKNTKPLEVLSGHSMTVNCVSWNPKNPRMLASASDDQTIRIWGPGKPNKPLN; from the exons ATGGAGAATGGGTTATGGGAGGTTTTAGGTTCAAAAGGGTTGTTGAAGAAACATGAATTCATTAGGATTTTGGTTCAATGCTTATACTCGTTAGGATTCAAGAACTCTGCTTCTTGTCTGGAATTCGAGTCAAAGATCTTGTATAAAACAGCTGATTCTGAGTTTCTTGAAAAGCAAGTTTTGAGTGGGAACTGGGATAGTTGCGTACAGGTTCTAGACAGAATTTTTGATAATTCCATGGATGATACGAGGAACACGGCTTTATATCTAGTGTTCAAGCAATGTTTGTTGGAGTATTTGAAACGTGGGGATGTTTCTTTGGCCTTGAATGTGTTACGGAAGCAAGCTCCGTTGTTACGGAtgggaaaagagaagattcaTAGGCTTGCTTGTGATATTGTTTATTCGAAAGAGATGGAATCCGGTGAAGTAGACAACTGTTTAGTTCTAGATTTGAGGAGAAAGTTGTTGGTTGAACTGGAGAAGTTGATTCCCTTGCCAATTGTTATTCCTGAGAGAAGGTTGGAACATTTGGTTGAGACTGCTGTGATGGACCAGATTGATACGTGTATGTATCATAACTCATGTGATGCAGTATCGCTTTACAAGGATCACTGTTGCGGTAGAGACCAAATTCCTTCAGAGACAGTCCAG ATTTTGGTGGCACACAAAAATGAAGTGTGGTTTGTGCAATTCTCTAATAGTGGCAAATATCTGGCCACTGCATCAAGCGATTGTACAGCTATAATATGGAAG GTACTGGATGACAACAAAGTCGAACTGAAGCACACACTTGAGAGCCACCAAAATCCAGTTTCTTTTGTCTCGTGGAGTCCTGACGATACTAAACTGCTTACATGCGGAAACGCTGAGGTTCTTAAGCTATGGGATGTTGACACAGGTGTGTTGAGACACACATTTGGAAACAACAATACTGGATTCACTGTCAGCTCTTGCGCATGGTTCCCTGACTCAACTCGGCTTGTCTGTGGCAGTTCTGACCCAGAAAGAGGGATTGTAATGTGGGACACTGATGGAAACGAGATCAAAGCCTGGAGAGGAACGAGAATTCCAAAG GTGGTGGATTTGGCTGTGACGCCGGATGGCGAGAGTATGATTACAGTGTTTTCGGATAAAGAGATCCGGATCTTGAATTTGGAGACAAAAGTCGAACGTGTTATCTCTGAGGAACAGCCAATTACTTCCCTTTCAATTTCTGGTGATGGTAAGTTTTTTATAGTCAACTTGAGCTGCCAAGAGATACATCTTTGGGATCTTGCTGGAGAGTGGAAACAACCATTGAAGTTCTCGGGTCACAGGCAGAGCAAATACGTGATACGGTCATGTTTTGGTGGGTTGGATAGTTCGTTCATCGCCAGTGGAAGTGAGGATTCACAG GTTTACATATGGAATCTAAAGAACACAAAGCCGCTTGAAGTGTTATCAGGTCATTCGATGACCGTAAACTGTGTAAGCTGGAACCCGAAAAATCCTCGGATGCTAGCCTCTGCTAGTGATGACCAAACCATCCGTATTTGGGGACCGGGCAAACCGAACAAACCACTGAACTGA